A window of Gemmatimonadales bacterium contains these coding sequences:
- a CDS encoding acyl carrier protein: protein MTAPIDDRLKAILAEVLEVRPAAIADDFSRDSTPNWDSLGHLTLVSTLESEFGVTFGMAEMLELTSYRRIRDALAKHMAA, encoded by the coding sequence GTGACCGCACCGATTGACGACCGGCTCAAGGCGATCCTTGCCGAAGTGCTCGAAGTACGCCCGGCCGCCATCGCGGACGACTTCAGCCGCGACAGCACGCCCAACTGGGACTCGCTCGGCCACCTCACCCTCGTTTCCACGCTCGAGTCGGAGTTCGGCGTCACGTTCGGCATGGCTGAAATGCTCGAGCTCACGAGCTATCGCCGGATCCGGGACGCCCTGGCGAAGCATATGGCGGCCTGA
- a CDS encoding acyltransferase, producing the protein MPEFDKSKSIRGILGDPRGSAFRTYRRLTVGNIGLPGFLACEILMSSLGPLPGALGLVLRRRCYRRLFGRFGKGVIIGRNCTFRHPRRIHLGDGVVIDDNCLIDARGAEDKGIVLGAGVMLNRNASLQSKQGDIVIGDRVSIGANSQFVSWAGIEIGADAAVAGGCYISAGSYDPADMGRPIAERKPSTAGPVVIGENAWLATRVTVLDAVTIGAGTIVSAGSVVSRSLEPMVVAHGNPAKVVFRAR; encoded by the coding sequence ATGCCGGAATTCGACAAGTCCAAATCCATCCGCGGCATCCTCGGCGATCCGCGCGGGTCCGCGTTTCGGACCTACCGCCGGCTCACGGTAGGCAATATCGGCCTGCCCGGGTTTCTCGCCTGCGAAATCCTCATGTCATCGCTCGGCCCGCTGCCCGGCGCGCTCGGGCTCGTGCTCCGGCGCCGGTGCTATCGGCGGCTCTTCGGGCGCTTCGGGAAGGGCGTCATCATCGGGCGCAACTGCACCTTCCGCCATCCGCGCAGAATCCATCTCGGCGACGGCGTCGTGATCGATGACAACTGCCTCATCGACGCGCGCGGCGCCGAGGACAAGGGCATCGTGCTCGGCGCCGGTGTCATGTTGAATCGCAATGCGTCGCTGCAATCGAAGCAGGGCGACATCGTGATCGGCGACCGGGTGAGCATCGGGGCCAACAGCCAGTTCGTCTCGTGGGCGGGTATCGAGATCGGCGCCGACGCGGCCGTCGCGGGCGGCTGCTACATCAGCGCGGGCAGCTACGATCCGGCGGACATGGGCCGGCCGATCGCCGAGCGGAAGCCGTCAACGGCGGGGCCGGTCGTGATCGGTGAGAACGCGTGGCTCGCGACGCGGGTGACGGTGCTCGATGCCGTCACGATCGGAGCGGGCACCATCGTGTCAGCGGGGTCGGTGGTAAGCCGGAGCCTCGAGCCGATGGTGGTCGCGCACGGCAACCCGGCCAAGGTGGTCTTCCGGGCGCGCTGA
- a CDS encoding glycosyltransferase family 2 protein, producing MRVVALFLIALPAALALYAYLGYPALLRVLAAFRPAAPEPFDPAEWPSISISLPAYNEAGSIGATLESLLALDYPAERRQILVVSDASSDGTDAIVRTFADRGVELLRLPKRAGKTAAENAAAPHLRGEIVVNTDATIRILPGSLRPLIRAFQDPTVGVASGRDRSVGKLSEEGNSGESGYVGYEMWLRSLETRAGSIVGASGCFYAIRRELVDLLFPAALSRDFAAPLRARERGFRTVSVDAAVCLVPRTTSLRSELRRKVRTMARGLDTLWYKRSLLNPVRYGWFSWMLASHKLCRWLVHLTLPGAFIGLALSSPGSLVASVLLFISAVVSALGIYALAWPSGRPVPRAFAICGYVVAVNVAGLAAWMQALRREQNPIWEPTRRPGDVAAAPAGAEGS from the coding sequence ATGAGGGTGGTGGCACTTTTTCTCATCGCGCTGCCCGCCGCACTCGCCCTCTACGCCTATCTCGGCTACCCCGCGCTGCTCCGCGTTCTGGCCGCATTCCGGCCCGCCGCTCCCGAACCCTTCGATCCCGCCGAGTGGCCCAGCATCAGCATCTCGCTTCCCGCGTACAACGAGGCTGGGTCGATCGGCGCCACGCTCGAAAGCCTGCTCGCGCTCGACTATCCGGCGGAGCGCCGCCAGATCCTCGTCGTCTCCGACGCATCGTCCGACGGCACCGACGCCATCGTGCGGACGTTTGCCGACCGCGGCGTCGAGCTCCTCCGCCTGCCCAAACGGGCGGGCAAGACGGCGGCGGAGAACGCGGCGGCGCCCCACCTCCGCGGCGAGATCGTAGTCAACACCGACGCGACCATCCGCATTCTTCCGGGCTCGCTCAGGCCCCTCATTCGTGCATTCCAGGATCCGACGGTGGGCGTGGCCTCGGGCCGCGACCGGAGCGTCGGCAAGCTGAGTGAGGAGGGCAACAGCGGCGAGTCGGGCTACGTCGGATACGAAATGTGGCTCCGCTCGCTCGAGACGCGGGCCGGGTCGATCGTCGGCGCAAGCGGTTGCTTCTACGCCATCCGCCGTGAGCTGGTGGACCTGCTTTTTCCCGCCGCCCTGAGCCGAGACTTTGCTGCCCCGCTCCGCGCGCGCGAGCGGGGTTTCCGTACGGTTTCGGTGGACGCCGCCGTCTGCCTCGTGCCGCGCACGACGTCGCTCCGCAGCGAATTGCGCCGCAAAGTGCGCACGATGGCGCGCGGACTCGACACGCTGTGGTATAAGCGGTCGCTCTTGAACCCGGTGCGCTACGGCTGGTTTTCCTGGATGCTCGCGAGCCACAAGCTCTGCCGCTGGCTGGTGCACCTCACGCTGCCGGGCGCGTTTATCGGGCTGGCGCTGTCGAGCCCGGGCTCTCTGGTCGCCTCGGTGCTCCTCTTCATCTCCGCGGTGGTGAGCGCGCTGGGCATTTACGCGCTCGCGTGGCCCTCAGGCCGCCCGGTGCCCCGCGCGTTCGCGATCTGCGGCTACGTCGTCGCCGTCAACGTGGCGGGGCTCGCCGCCTGGATGCAGGCACTCCGGCGCGAGCAGAATCCGATCTGGGAGCCCACCCGCCGGCCGGGCGACGTGGCAGCCGCACCGGCGGGCGCCGAGGGGAGTTAG